The Phaeobacter gallaeciensis DSM 26640 genomic sequence TCTTCACCAACGCCCTGCCCTTCACCTTGCTCAGCTGGGGGCAAACTTACGTGGCCAGCGGCTTTGCCGGGGTGTGCATGGCGGTGGTGCCGTTGTTTGTGCTGCCGCTGGCGCATCTTCTGGTGCCCGGCGAACATATGACCCTGCGCCGCACCATCAGCTTCCTGATCGGCTTTGCCGGAGTTGTGGTTCTGATCGGGCTGGATGCCTTCCGCTCTGCCGGTACGGATTTTGAATCGCTCGCTCGCCTCGCCTGCCTTGGTGCGTCGCTGTGCTACGCCATCGGCTCAATCATCACTCGGCTTTGCCCGCAGGTAAACATGCTGTCTCTCTCTGCCGCGGCGCTGCTGTGCGGTGCTGCGATGATGACCCCTGCCGCACTCTGGGCCGAAGGTGTGCCGGAGCTGCCCGCCATGCAGCCGCTCGCCGCCGTAATCTACCTTGGCCTGCTGCCTACGGCCCTCGCCCAAGTGCTGCTGGTTCAGGTCGCCCGCAGCGCAGGCCCGGCGTTCCTCTCAACCGTGAACTACCAGGTGCCGGTCTGGTCGGTGATCTTCGGCGCGGCTCTCTTGGGTGAAACCCTGCCGCCGCAGCTCTTTGCCGCCTTGGCGCTGATCCTCGGCGGCCTCCTTCTCAGCCGCAACCGCCGTGCGCGCGGCCTGCCCGTGAAACCACTTCGATAGATAACAAAGCAATTGCCATTGACCCCACCTGCCCGGCGGGGTCTTGTCGCGCGGTGAACCGGCGGAGGACCCTATGCCCAACATCGCACCGCGCTACTGGCTGATGATTGCCATCCTCGGCTTTGTCTGGGGTGGGACATTTCTGCTGATCAAGCTTGCGCTAGAGGGCACAACTCCCTTCTGGCTGGCGGCCAGTCGCATTGGGTTTGCGGCACTTCTGCTCTGTGCGATTTGGGGCATACGCGGCTTCAAGCTATTCAAAGATCAGACAAATTGGCCCTCTCTGATCCTCATCGGCGTCCTCAGCACCGCCCTGCCCTTCATGTTGATTTCCTGGGGACAGCAGCATGTCTCTTCCGGCTTCACCGGCATCAGCATGGCGGCGATTCCGCTGATGGTGCTACCGCTGGCGCATGTCTTTATCCCGGGTGAGCAGATGACCCTGCGCCGCCTCATTGGTTTTTGCATCGGCTTTGTCGGTGTCGCTCTGCTGATCGGCGGTAAGGCGTTTACAAGCAGCGGATCAGAGTTGGAATCCTATGGCCGCGCCGCTTGCCTCTCGTCGGCAGCCTGCTATTCGGTCAGCTCGATCCTGACCCGCCGTCTGCCCCCGGTGGACCCGCTGGGGCTGGCGGCCATCCTGCTGGTCATCGGATCCACAATCATCGTTCCGGTCGCCTGGATGGCAGAGGGGCCACCGGTGGTCCCAGACAATCGCACGCTGCTGATTGCCGCCGTCCTCGGCCTGATCCCCACAGCTGCCGCCAACCTGCTGCGCGTGATCGTGGTGCGCGAGGCCGGCCCCACCTTCATGACCCTGACCAATTACCAGGTGCCCATCTGGGCCGTGGTTCTGGGCGCAGTTTTCCTGGGTGAAGAGCTACCGCCCTCCATGCTGCTGGCGATGACCCTCATCCTCGGTGGCCTTGGCCTCAGCCAGTTTGGCAGGCTAAAGCGCCTGTTCGGCGGCACGCAGGGACATAATCCATAGGGTAAAACGCCCACCAGCTGGCACATCAGCGGCAGGCGTTTCCAGCCAGTCACATCGCAATCCAGAGACTGCGTTATTCGGCGACCGCCGCCTCAACCGCAGCGACCACACTGTCCACCGCCTGCGTCAGCACCTTGGCGTCTTCACACTCAGCCATGACCCTAACCAGAGGTTCAGTGCCTGATTTGCGGATCAGCAGACGCCCCTGCCCGGCCAGCGAGGCCTCTGCCAACTTGATCGCAGCCTGCACCTGATCGGTGTCTAGTGGCGCCTGCCCCGCAGCAAAGCGGACGTTTTTCAACAGCTGCGGCACCGGCGTAAATTGCTGCGCGAGCTGGGAGGCCGGCCTATCGGCGCGCACCATCTCCGCCAGGAAATGCAAGCCCGCCATCAGCCCGTCACCGGTGGTGGCATAGTCCGTCATCACGATATGGCCGGATTGCTCACCACCAAGGTTGAACCCGCCCTCACGCATGCGCTCCACCACATAGCGGTCGCCGACAGCCGTACGCTCAAGACCAATGCCCCGCGCTGCAAGATGACGCTCCAACCCGAGGTTCGACATGACAGTCGACACCAGCGCCTTGCCTGCCAGCAGCCCGTCCTCCGCCCAGCGTGTCGCCAACAGCGCCATCAGCTGATCGCCGTCGGCCACCTTGCCGGTTTCATCAATCAGGATCACCCGGTCCGCATCACCATCCAGACAGATCCCGACATGGGCGCCATGGGCCACCACGGTCTCCGCCGCCGTACCCGGGTGGGTCGAGCCACACTCCCGGTTGATATTGGTGCCATCCGGCGAAACCCCTACGGGGATCACCTCCGCGCCCAGCTCCCACAGGATTTCAGGCGCGGCGCGATGGGCCGCCCCATTGGCGCAATCAATCACAACCTTCAGCCCATCGAGGCGGATGTCGCGCGGCAGGGAGCTCTTGACCCGTTCCCCATATCGAAACCGCGCATCGTCGATCCGTTTGGCGCGACCGATGTTTTGCGCCTGCGCAGGCTCGACCCCCGCTTCGATCAGAGCTTCCAGCTCCAACTCGACGGTGTCGGACAGTTTGAACCCATCGGGGCCGAAAAACTTGATGCCATTGTCCGCCGCCGGATTGTGGCTGGCAGAAATCATCACGCCCAGATCAGCCCGCATCGACCGTGTCATCAGCCCGACAGCTGGCGTCGGCACCGGGCCTAGCAACAGCACATTCATACCCGTAGAGGTCAGCCCCGCCGTCAGCGCGCTTTCAAACATATAACCCGACAGCCGTGTATCCTTGCCAATCACGACCCGGTGCACGCCGGAGGCATCGCGCCGGAAATACCGGCCCACAGCAGCGCCGATGCGCAGCGCCATGTCCGCAGTCATAGGGTGGATATTGGCGGTGCCGCGCACGCCATCAGTGCCAAAGAATTTGCGCATATCAGCCCTTTCGGTGGGGTCTTATCGGACGGCCTGCCACAGGCGAACCGCCTGCGCCGTCTCAGCAACATCATGCACCCGCAGGAATTGCACGCCTTGGGCCAGGGCCGCAAGCCCTACTGCAATGGAGCCCGGCGCGCGGGCGGCGGCATCCGGCTCATGGCCCAGTTTGCCGATGAACCCCTTGCGCGAGACCCCAAGCAGGATCGGGCAGCCAAGGCCATGAAACAGGCTGAGATTGCGCAGCAGGGTCAGGTTATGCTCCAGCGTCTTGCCAAAGCCGATGCCGGGATCGATCACGATCTGCTCACGTACCACGCCGATATCCTCCAGCCGGTCAATCTGCGCCTTGAGGAAATCATAAACATCGAGCAATACGTTATCATAAACCGGACTGTCCTGCATGGTCGCGGGATCGCCCTGCGCATGCATGATGCAGGCAGGGACGCCGGCCTGCGCCGTCAGTGGTGCCAGCGCCGGATCAAAGGTAAAACCGGACACATCATTGGTGAGGCTTGCACCAGCGTCCAGCGCCTCAGCAAGAACAACCGCCTTTCGGGTATCGATGGAGATCGGCACCTGTGATCTGGCCCGGATCGCGGCAATCACCGGGGCGGTACGGCGGATTTCCTCCTCTTCCGGCACCAGCTCAGCGCCGGGGCGGGTGGATTCGCCGCCGACATCAATGATGCTGGCGCCATCCGCCACCATCTGCAACGCCACCTCACAGGCGGCGCTGGCGTCATCATGCTGACCACCATCGGAAAAACTATCGGGCGTCACATTCAGGATACCCATGATCTGCGGATGGGTCATATCCAACCCGGCGATTGTCGCACGGCGCGCCGTCAGCCGGTGCCGCACATCCTCGGGCAGCAACCCCGCAGGCATCAGCCGTGGCGGCGCACCGCGATCCAAAACTTCGACTTGGGTAAACCAGAGCCCGCCACTGATCAGCGACAAAGCCCCCTCGGGGCGATTTTCCCCGTGCTGAACCAGCGGTC encodes the following:
- the folP gene encoding dihydropteroate synthase codes for the protein MSYYRPLVQHGENRPEGALSLISGGLWFTQVEVLDRGAPPRLMPAGLLPEDVRHRLTARRATIAGLDMTHPQIMGILNVTPDSFSDGGQHDDASAACEVALQMVADGASIIDVGGESTRPGAELVPEEEEIRRTAPVIAAIRARSQVPISIDTRKAVVLAEALDAGASLTNDVSGFTFDPALAPLTAQAGVPACIMHAQGDPATMQDSPVYDNVLLDVYDFLKAQIDRLEDIGVVREQIVIDPGIGFGKTLEHNLTLLRNLSLFHGLGCPILLGVSRKGFIGKLGHEPDAAARAPGSIAVGLAALAQGVQFLRVHDVAETAQAVRLWQAVR
- a CDS encoding DMT family transporter, with translation MPNIAPRYWLMIAILGFVWGGTFLLIKLALEGTTPFWLAASRIGFAALLLCAIWGIRGFKLFKDQTNWPSLILIGVLSTALPFMLISWGQQHVSSGFTGISMAAIPLMVLPLAHVFIPGEQMTLRRLIGFCIGFVGVALLIGGKAFTSSGSELESYGRAACLSSAACYSVSSILTRRLPPVDPLGLAAILLVIGSTIIVPVAWMAEGPPVVPDNRTLLIAAVLGLIPTAAANLLRVIVVREAGPTFMTLTNYQVPIWAVVLGAVFLGEELPPSMLLAMTLILGGLGLSQFGRLKRLFGGTQGHNP
- the glmM gene encoding phosphoglucosamine mutase is translated as MRKFFGTDGVRGTANIHPMTADMALRIGAAVGRYFRRDASGVHRVVIGKDTRLSGYMFESALTAGLTSTGMNVLLLGPVPTPAVGLMTRSMRADLGVMISASHNPAADNGIKFFGPDGFKLSDTVELELEALIEAGVEPAQAQNIGRAKRIDDARFRYGERVKSSLPRDIRLDGLKVVIDCANGAAHRAAPEILWELGAEVIPVGVSPDGTNINRECGSTHPGTAAETVVAHGAHVGICLDGDADRVILIDETGKVADGDQLMALLATRWAEDGLLAGKALVSTVMSNLGLERHLAARGIGLERTAVGDRYVVERMREGGFNLGGEQSGHIVMTDYATTGDGLMAGLHFLAEMVRADRPASQLAQQFTPVPQLLKNVRFAAGQAPLDTDQVQAAIKLAEASLAGQGRLLIRKSGTEPLVRVMAECEDAKVLTQAVDSVVAAVEAAVAE
- a CDS encoding DMT family transporter, giving the protein MTNSPGATNWAKLLFLGVIWGASFMAVSLALRGFPPMTIAALRILIGALCLLAVIKAMGIALPSLRTSDGRIIWACALGMGFFTNALPFTLLSWGQTYVASGFAGVCMAVVPLFVLPLAHLLVPGEHMTLRRTISFLIGFAGVVVLIGLDAFRSAGTDFESLARLACLGASLCYAIGSIITRLCPQVNMLSLSAAALLCGAAMMTPAALWAEGVPELPAMQPLAAVIYLGLLPTALAQVLLVQVARSAGPAFLSTVNYQVPVWSVIFGAALLGETLPPQLFAALALILGGLLLSRNRRARGLPVKPLR